Proteins from a genomic interval of Mycolicibacterium grossiae:
- a CDS encoding DUF402 domain-containing protein, with the protein MHPPKREVFDVGRRINVDPKGIERTVEVYDVRPWGLYMARPTPGRAQFHFLESWLLPTLGLRASVFHFNPGHERDQDYYLDVARVSRAGEVWHTEDHYLDLVVRTGRDVAITDVDELLAAVVDGRLDEETAQRAVGTAVAAVDGLARHDYDLARWLAGHDMVLTWRSA; encoded by the coding sequence ATCCACCCGCCCAAGCGGGAGGTCTTCGACGTCGGCCGGCGGATCAACGTCGACCCCAAGGGCATCGAACGCACCGTCGAGGTCTACGACGTGCGGCCCTGGGGTCTGTACATGGCCCGGCCCACCCCCGGCCGGGCGCAGTTCCACTTCCTCGAGTCCTGGCTGCTCCCGACGCTGGGGCTGCGCGCGTCGGTGTTCCACTTCAACCCCGGTCACGAGCGGGACCAGGACTACTACCTCGACGTCGCTCGCGTCAGCCGCGCCGGTGAGGTCTGGCATACCGAGGATCACTACCTCGACCTGGTGGTCCGCACAGGTCGTGACGTCGCGATCACCGACGTCGACGAACTCCTGGCGGCGGTGGTGGACGGCCGGCTGGACGAGGAAACCGCTCAGCGCGCCGTGGGGACGGCCGTCGCCGCGGTCGACGGGCTGGCGCGGCACGACTACGACCTGGCGCGTTGGCTGGCGGGCCACGACATGGTCCTCACCTGGCGCTCGGCGTAA
- the polA gene encoding DNA polymerase I encodes MSPAKTATTSTAAESAAAKPTLMLLDGNSLAFRAFYALPAENFKTQGGLTTNAVYGFTAMLINLLRDEQPTHVAAAFDVSRQTFRMDKYPEYKAGRSATPDEFRGQIDITKEVLGALGITVLAEPGFEADDIIATLATQAEAEGFRVLVVTGDRDSLQLVSDDVTVLYPRKGVSELTRFTPEAVVEKYGLTPTQYPDFAALRGDPSDNLPGIPGVGEKTASKWIVEYGSLQDLVDNVDKVKGKVGDSLRANLSHVILNRELTDLVKDVPLAQTPDTLRMQPWNRDQIHRLFDDLEFRVLRDRLFETLASADPEVEAGFDVRGGVLEPGTLATWLAAHGHGDRFGMAVVGTHLAFDADATALAIVAADGEGLYLDTATLQPDDEAALASWLADPGPPKALHEAKLAMHDLEGRGWTLRGVTSDTALAAYLVRPGQRSFALDDLSVRYLRRELRAESPEQQQLSLLDDSEGVDDQAVQTLILRASAVMDLANALDEELARIDSSSLLGQMELPVQRTLAEMESAGIAVDLELLGQLQSQFGDQIRDAAEAAYEVIGKQINLGSPKQLQVVLFDELEMPKTKKTKTGYTTDADALQGLFDKTGHPFLQHLLTHRDATRLKVTVDGLLNSVASDGRIHTTFNQTIAATGRLSSTEPNLQNIPIRTEAGRQIRDAFVVGNGYAELMTADYSQIEMRIMAHLSGDQGLIEAFNTGEDLHSFVASRAFDVPIDEVNAELRRRVKAMSYGLAYGLSAYGLAAQLKISTDEAKVQMDQYFARFGGIRDYLRDVVDQARKDGYTSTVFGRRRYLPELDSSNRNVREAAERAALNAPIQGSAADIIKVAMINVDAAIKKAGLSSRVLLQVHDELLLEVADGEHDDLERLVRHEMGSAYSLDVPLEVSVGYGRSWDAAAH; translated from the coding sequence GTGAGCCCCGCCAAGACCGCGACGACGAGCACCGCCGCCGAATCCGCCGCCGCCAAGCCCACGCTGATGCTGCTCGACGGCAACTCCCTGGCGTTCCGGGCGTTCTACGCGCTGCCCGCCGAGAACTTCAAGACCCAGGGCGGTCTGACCACCAACGCGGTGTACGGCTTCACCGCCATGCTGATCAATCTGCTGCGCGACGAGCAGCCGACGCACGTCGCCGCCGCCTTCGACGTGTCGCGCCAGACGTTCCGCATGGACAAGTACCCCGAGTACAAGGCCGGCCGGTCGGCGACGCCGGACGAGTTCCGCGGCCAGATCGACATCACCAAGGAGGTGCTCGGCGCCCTCGGCATCACCGTGCTCGCCGAGCCGGGCTTCGAGGCCGACGACATCATCGCCACGCTCGCCACGCAGGCCGAGGCGGAGGGCTTCCGGGTGCTCGTCGTGACGGGCGACCGCGACTCGCTGCAACTGGTCAGCGACGACGTCACGGTGCTCTACCCGCGCAAGGGCGTCAGCGAGCTGACGCGCTTCACCCCGGAGGCCGTCGTCGAGAAGTACGGGCTGACCCCGACGCAGTACCCCGACTTCGCGGCGCTGCGCGGCGACCCCAGCGACAACCTGCCGGGCATCCCCGGGGTGGGGGAGAAGACGGCATCCAAGTGGATCGTCGAGTACGGCTCGCTGCAGGACCTCGTCGACAACGTCGACAAGGTGAAGGGCAAGGTCGGAGACTCGTTGCGCGCCAACCTGTCCCACGTCATCCTCAATCGCGAGCTGACCGATCTGGTCAAGGACGTGCCGCTGGCGCAGACGCCGGACACGCTGCGCATGCAGCCCTGGAACCGCGACCAGATCCACCGCTTGTTCGACGACCTCGAGTTCCGCGTCCTGCGCGACCGGCTCTTCGAGACGCTCGCCTCCGCCGATCCCGAGGTGGAGGCCGGCTTCGACGTCCGCGGCGGCGTGCTGGAGCCGGGCACGCTGGCGACCTGGCTGGCCGCGCACGGCCACGGTGACCGGTTCGGCATGGCGGTCGTCGGCACCCACCTCGCCTTCGACGCCGACGCCACGGCGCTGGCGATCGTCGCCGCCGACGGTGAGGGCCTCTATCTGGACACTGCCACGCTGCAGCCCGACGACGAGGCCGCCCTGGCTTCCTGGCTCGCCGACCCGGGGCCGCCGAAGGCGCTGCACGAGGCCAAGCTCGCGATGCACGACCTGGAGGGTCGCGGCTGGACGCTGCGGGGCGTCACCTCGGACACGGCGCTGGCGGCCTACCTGGTCCGGCCCGGGCAGCGCAGCTTCGCCCTCGACGACCTGTCGGTGCGCTATCTGCGTCGTGAGTTGCGTGCGGAAAGCCCCGAGCAGCAACAACTCTCGCTGCTGGACGACTCCGAGGGCGTCGACGACCAGGCGGTGCAGACGCTGATCCTGCGCGCGTCGGCCGTCATGGACCTCGCGAACGCGCTCGACGAGGAACTGGCCCGCATCGATTCATCCTCACTGCTCGGGCAGATGGAACTCCCGGTGCAGCGCACGCTGGCCGAGATGGAGTCGGCGGGCATCGCCGTCGACCTCGAGTTGCTCGGCCAGCTGCAGAGCCAATTCGGCGACCAGATCCGCGACGCGGCCGAGGCGGCGTACGAGGTGATCGGCAAGCAGATCAACCTGGGCTCGCCCAAGCAGCTGCAGGTGGTGTTGTTCGACGAACTCGAGATGCCGAAGACCAAGAAGACGAAGACCGGTTACACCACCGACGCCGACGCCCTGCAGGGCCTCTTCGACAAGACCGGCCACCCGTTCCTCCAGCACCTGCTGACCCACCGGGACGCCACGCGGCTCAAGGTGACGGTCGACGGGCTGCTGAACTCGGTGGCCTCCGACGGTCGCATCCACACCACGTTCAACCAGACCATCGCCGCAACGGGACGGTTGTCCTCGACCGAGCCGAACCTGCAGAACATTCCCATCCGGACCGAGGCGGGCCGGCAGATCCGCGACGCGTTCGTGGTGGGGAACGGCTACGCCGAGCTGATGACCGCCGACTACAGCCAGATCGAGATGCGCATCATGGCGCACCTGTCCGGTGACCAGGGCCTGATCGAGGCCTTCAACACCGGCGAGGACCTGCACTCGTTCGTCGCGTCGCGGGCGTTCGACGTGCCGATCGACGAGGTGAACGCCGAACTGCGCCGCCGGGTGAAGGCGATGTCCTACGGACTGGCCTACGGGTTGAGCGCCTACGGCCTCGCCGCCCAGCTGAAGATCAGCACCGACGAGGCGAAGGTGCAGATGGATCAGTACTTCGCCCGGTTCGGCGGCATCCGCGACTACCTGCGTGACGTGGTGGACCAGGCCCGCAAGGACGGCTACACCTCCACGGTGTTCGGACGCCGGCGCTACCTGCCCGAACTCGACAGCAGCAACCGCAACGTGCGCGAGGCCGCCGAGCGTGCGGCGCTCAACGCGCCGATCCAGGGCAGCGCCGCCGACATCATCAAGGTGGCGATGATCAACGTCGACGCGGCGATCAAGAAGGCGGGTCTGTCGTCGCGGGTGCTCCTGCAGGTGCACGACGAACTGCTCCTCGAGGTCGCCGACGGGGAGCACGACGATCTCGAACGCCTCGTCCGGCACGAGATGGGCAGTGCGTACTCGTTGGACGTGCCGCTCGAGGTGTCGGTGGGCTACGGCCGCAGCTGGGACGCGGCAGCGCACTAG
- a CDS encoding trimeric intracellular cation channel family protein codes for MLQHVVDYAGIAVLAASGSVVGIRKGFDLFGIATMAVLTGVGGGVLRDVLIDVDPPTSLQRWPDITLCVLVSVIATVFARTVVKLTQLVVVLDAVGMGFFATSGAAISVDHGASWFAAAVLGVVSAVAGSVIRDVVARDVPMVMGPDDMYAAPAILGSVLYVLIDHAGSQWLGVVVGSLVATLLRLAAITFHWRLPTAPRELIAHEHHLPRGAPRAEDTPQPEDTRAAARARVDADAP; via the coding sequence GTGCTCCAACACGTCGTCGACTACGCCGGGATCGCGGTCCTCGCCGCGTCCGGGTCCGTCGTGGGCATTCGCAAGGGCTTCGACCTGTTCGGCATCGCGACCATGGCCGTGCTCACCGGCGTCGGGGGCGGTGTCCTGCGTGACGTGCTCATCGACGTCGACCCGCCGACCTCGCTGCAGCGCTGGCCGGACATCACGCTGTGCGTACTGGTGTCGGTCATCGCGACGGTGTTCGCCCGCACCGTCGTCAAGCTGACCCAGCTCGTCGTCGTCCTCGACGCGGTCGGGATGGGGTTCTTCGCGACGTCGGGTGCCGCCATCTCGGTCGATCACGGGGCGAGTTGGTTCGCGGCGGCCGTGCTCGGCGTGGTGAGTGCCGTGGCGGGGAGCGTGATCCGCGACGTCGTCGCCCGCGACGTGCCCATGGTCATGGGTCCGGACGACATGTACGCCGCTCCCGCCATCCTCGGATCGGTGCTGTACGTGCTGATCGACCACGCGGGTTCGCAGTGGCTCGGCGTCGTCGTCGGGTCCCTGGTCGCCACGCTGCTGCGGCTGGCGGCCATCACCTTCCATTGGCGTTTGCCCACGGCGCCGCGCGAACTCATCGCCCACGAACACCACCTGCCGCGCGGGGCGCCACGGGCGGAGGACACCCCGCAGCCGGAGGACACCCGGGCCGCCGCCCGCGCCCGAGTGGACGCCGACGCGCCCTAG
- a CDS encoding PrsW family intramembrane metalloprotease: MPPVPRPYASMPLPRRLRKVGAPIGVLILMGLVTGLIVIGLTALNPIGTAIGFVLASLAIAVVVAAYLWLDRWEPEPLRLLVFAFLWGASVAVVLSLVLGLWLEAVVAPAAADDGSTSAFSVVIGAPLIEEAAKCAFLLLMLTGRRRHEMNSLTDCLVYAGLVRAGFAWLEDILYIANGESVGDALVTAALRLVMAPFAHPLFTTMFAFGVYVALQQRSAVVRLGALGTGYAAAVLLHGLWNGSSLVGFGAYLGVYVLWMVPIFGLAVGLAVYGRRREQRVVAEKLPGMVAAGLVTAGEATWLGSLRTRTAAVAEVRRRHGADAAAAVRAFAVQVTELAFVRDRLDRGFGDARVQQLLIEEAYAVHAARAAAPALRWPTPHPGLG; encoded by the coding sequence ATGCCTCCGGTGCCTCGCCCCTACGCCTCGATGCCGCTGCCCCGGCGCCTGCGAAAGGTCGGTGCGCCGATCGGCGTGCTGATCCTGATGGGTCTCGTCACCGGGTTGATCGTCATCGGCCTCACGGCGCTGAATCCAATCGGTACCGCGATCGGCTTCGTGCTCGCCAGCCTCGCGATCGCGGTCGTCGTGGCGGCCTACCTGTGGCTGGACCGCTGGGAACCCGAGCCGCTGCGGCTCCTGGTCTTCGCGTTCCTGTGGGGTGCGTCGGTGGCGGTGGTGCTGTCCCTGGTCCTCGGACTGTGGCTCGAGGCCGTGGTCGCGCCGGCGGCCGCCGACGACGGCTCGACGAGCGCGTTCTCCGTCGTCATCGGCGCGCCGCTCATCGAGGAGGCGGCCAAGTGCGCCTTCCTGCTCCTCATGCTGACCGGTCGGCGCCGCCACGAGATGAACTCGCTCACCGACTGCCTGGTGTACGCCGGTCTGGTGAGGGCGGGCTTCGCCTGGCTCGAGGACATCCTCTACATCGCGAACGGCGAGTCCGTCGGCGACGCACTGGTCACGGCGGCGTTGCGGCTCGTCATGGCGCCGTTCGCCCACCCGTTGTTCACGACGATGTTCGCCTTCGGCGTGTACGTCGCCCTGCAGCAGCGCAGCGCCGTCGTGCGCCTCGGCGCGCTCGGGACCGGATATGCGGCGGCGGTCCTGCTGCACGGACTGTGGAACGGTTCCTCGCTGGTCGGCTTCGGGGCCTACCTCGGGGTGTACGTCCTGTGGATGGTGCCGATCTTCGGCCTCGCCGTCGGGCTCGCCGTCTACGGACGCCGGCGCGAACAGCGCGTCGTCGCCGAGAAACTGCCCGGCATGGTGGCCGCCGGACTCGTCACCGCCGGCGAGGCGACGTGGCTCGGGTCGCTGCGCACCCGCACCGCCGCCGTCGCCGAGGTGCGTCGCCGCCACGGTGCTGACGCGGCCGCGGCGGTGCGGGCGTTCGCCGTCCAGGTCACCGAACTCGCCTTCGTCCGCGATCGCCTCGATCGGGGATTCGGGGACGCCCGCGTGCAGCAGCTGCTGATCGAGGAGGCTTACGCCGTGCACGCCGCACGCGCCGCGGCACCGGCACTGCGGTGGCCAACACCCCATCCCGGTCTCGGCTGA
- the coaE gene encoding dephospho-CoA kinase encodes MLRIGLSGGIGAGKSTVSATFSDLGGIVVDGDVIAREVVEPGTEGLARLVEAFGDGILRPDGALDRPALAAIAFSDDEKRATLNGIVHPLVGARRAEIIDAAPADAVIVEDIPLLVESQMAPMFPLVVIVHADEDVRIRRLVEHRGFSESDARARIKAQASEQQRRDVADVWLDNHGDAEDLRARARALWQDRILPFAHNLDAGTPAVGAPVLVDADPTWPDQARRIVARLQTACGHHAVRIDHVGSTAVPGLPAKDVIDVQVTVRDLAVADELSDAIVTAGYPRVADVTADTPHTDDVDGWTKRFHASADPGRLTNVHLRADGNPNQRFALLFRDWLRADPDARADYLAWKRTVADAGHADTGAYAEAKEPWFAEARPRAEAWARATGWQP; translated from the coding sequence GTGCTGCGAATCGGTCTCTCCGGCGGAATCGGCGCCGGCAAGTCAACGGTGTCGGCGACGTTCAGCGATCTCGGGGGGATCGTCGTCGACGGTGACGTGATCGCCCGCGAGGTCGTCGAACCGGGAACCGAGGGACTGGCACGCCTGGTCGAGGCCTTCGGCGACGGCATCCTGCGGCCGGACGGCGCCCTGGACCGGCCGGCGCTGGCGGCAATCGCCTTCAGCGACGACGAGAAGCGCGCGACGCTCAACGGCATCGTGCACCCGCTGGTCGGGGCCCGGCGCGCCGAAATCATCGACGCGGCACCAGCGGACGCCGTCATCGTCGAGGACATCCCGCTGCTGGTCGAGTCCCAGATGGCCCCGATGTTCCCGCTCGTGGTGATCGTGCACGCCGACGAGGACGTCCGCATCCGCCGGCTCGTCGAGCACCGCGGCTTCTCCGAGTCCGACGCGCGGGCCCGGATCAAGGCGCAGGCCAGCGAGCAGCAGCGCCGCGACGTCGCGGACGTGTGGCTCGACAACCACGGCGACGCCGAAGACCTCCGCGCCCGGGCGCGGGCGCTGTGGCAGGACCGGATCCTCCCGTTCGCGCACAACCTCGACGCCGGCACACCGGCGGTCGGCGCGCCCGTGCTGGTCGACGCGGACCCCACGTGGCCCGACCAGGCCCGCCGCATCGTCGCCCGGCTGCAGACGGCGTGCGGCCACCACGCCGTACGCATCGACCACGTCGGCTCCACCGCGGTGCCCGGCCTGCCGGCGAAGGACGTCATCGACGTGCAGGTGACGGTCCGCGACCTCGCCGTCGCCGACGAGCTGAGCGACGCCATCGTCACCGCCGGCTACCCACGCGTCGCGGACGTCACCGCCGACACTCCGCACACCGACGACGTCGACGGCTGGACCAAGCGGTTCCACGCTTCGGCGGACCCCGGACGGCTCACGAACGTCCACCTACGCGCCGATGGCAACCCGAATCAGCGCTTCGCCCTGCTGTTCCGGGACTGGCTGCGCGCCGATCCCGACGCCCGCGCCGACTACCTGGCGTGGAAGCGCACCGTCGCCGACGCCGGACACGCCGACACCGGTGCGTACGCCGAGGCGAAGGAACCGTGGTTCGCCGAGGCCCGTCCGCGCGCCGAGGCGTGGGCACGGGCGACGGGCTGGCAACCCTGA
- the rpsA gene encoding 30S ribosomal protein S1: MPSPSVTSPQVAVNDIGSAEDFLAAIDKTIKYFNDGDIVEGTIVKVDRDEVLLDIGYKTEGVIPSRELSIKHDVDPSEVVSVGDEVEALVLTKEDKEGRLILSKKRAQYERAWGTIEELKEKDEAVKGTVIEVVKGGLILDIGLRGFLPASLVEMRRVRDLQPYIGREIEAKIIELDKNRNNVVLSRRAWLEQTQSEVRSEFLNQLQKGAIRKGVVSSIVNFGAFVDLGGVDGLVHVSELSWKHIDHPSEVVQVGDEVTVEVLDVDMDRERVSLSLKATQEDPWRHFARTHAIGQIVPGKVTKLVPFGAFVRVEEGIEGLVHISELSERHVEVPDQVVQVGDDAMVKVIDIDLDRRRISLSLKQANEDYTEEFDPSKYGMADSYDDAGNYIFPEGFDADSNEWLEGFEKQRDEWEARYAEAERRHKMHTAQMEKFAAADAEAASRPASNGSTSRGDEPTGGTLASDAQLAALREKLAGSA; encoded by the coding sequence ATGCCAAGTCCCTCCGTCACCTCGCCGCAAGTAGCCGTCAACGACATCGGCTCGGCTGAGGACTTCCTCGCCGCCATCGACAAGACCATCAAGTACTTCAACGATGGCGACATCGTCGAGGGGACCATCGTCAAGGTCGACCGCGACGAAGTCCTGCTCGACATCGGTTACAAGACCGAAGGCGTCATCCCTTCCCGCGAACTCTCGATCAAGCACGACGTCGACCCCTCCGAGGTCGTCTCCGTCGGCGACGAGGTCGAAGCCCTGGTCCTCACCAAGGAGGACAAGGAAGGTCGCCTGATCCTGTCCAAGAAGCGCGCTCAGTACGAGCGGGCCTGGGGCACCATCGAGGAACTCAAGGAAAAGGACGAGGCCGTCAAGGGCACCGTCATCGAGGTCGTCAAGGGTGGCCTCATCCTCGACATCGGCCTGCGCGGCTTCCTGCCCGCGTCGCTGGTCGAGATGCGGCGCGTCCGCGATCTGCAGCCGTACATCGGTCGCGAGATCGAGGCGAAGATCATCGAGCTGGACAAGAACCGCAACAACGTCGTGCTCTCCCGCCGCGCCTGGCTCGAGCAGACCCAGTCCGAGGTGCGCAGCGAGTTCCTCAACCAGCTGCAGAAGGGCGCCATCCGCAAGGGCGTCGTGTCCTCGATCGTCAACTTCGGCGCGTTCGTCGACCTCGGCGGCGTCGACGGCCTTGTGCACGTCTCCGAGCTGTCCTGGAAGCACATCGACCACCCGTCCGAGGTCGTGCAGGTGGGCGACGAGGTCACCGTCGAGGTGCTCGACGTCGACATGGACCGCGAGCGGGTGTCGCTGTCGCTCAAAGCGACTCAGGAAGACCCGTGGCGCCACTTCGCCCGTACCCACGCGATCGGCCAGATCGTGCCGGGCAAGGTCACCAAGCTGGTCCCGTTCGGTGCGTTCGTCCGCGTCGAGGAGGGCATCGAGGGCCTGGTCCACATCTCCGAGCTGTCCGAGCGCCACGTCGAGGTCCCGGACCAGGTGGTCCAGGTCGGCGACGACGCGATGGTCAAGGTCATCGACATCGACCTGGATCGTCGTCGCATCTCGCTGAGCCTCAAGCAGGCCAACGAGGACTACACCGAGGAGTTCGACCCCTCGAAGTACGGCATGGCCGACAGCTACGACGATGCGGGGAACTACATCTTCCCCGAGGGCTTCGACGCCGACAGCAACGAGTGGCTCGAGGGCTTCGAGAAGCAGCGTGACGAGTGGGAGGCCCGGTACGCCGAGGCCGAACGTCGGCACAAGATGCACACCGCGCAGATGGAGAAGTTCGCTGCGGCGGACGCCGAGGCGGCCAGCCGTCCGGCGTCCAACGGTTCGACGTCGCGTGGCGACGAGCCGACCGGTGGCACCCTGGCCAGCGACGCCCAGCTCGCGGCGCTGCGCGAGAAGCTGGCCGGCAGCGCCTGA
- a CDS encoding LysR family transcriptional regulator → MELRQLDYFVAVAEEANFTRAAEREHVAQPAVSAQIRRLERELGQPLFDRNRRAVRLTAAGEALLPHARAALRAVGDARTAVAELGDLVRGSITVGSVTAHDFDMAGLLADFHREHPLVDITLGTDDSDALVDGIRSGRLDAAILSVGTDLPVGLAAEVVTDQRIVAAVAGTHAWRRRRGIAVADLADQPVIALPVGTGIRRLLDDACAAGGVTVRVALEASTPQALADLAARGLGVAILPESAATARPELHAVVLAPPLRGRLVFAWRAAGPMSPAARVLVGMARRRLRVGGPA, encoded by the coding sequence ATGGAATTGCGGCAGCTCGACTACTTCGTCGCCGTGGCGGAGGAGGCCAACTTCACGCGGGCCGCCGAACGCGAACACGTCGCGCAGCCCGCGGTCAGCGCCCAAATCCGGCGTCTGGAACGCGAACTCGGCCAGCCGCTGTTCGACCGCAACCGGCGCGCGGTGCGACTCACCGCGGCGGGGGAGGCGCTCCTGCCGCACGCCCGGGCTGCCCTGCGCGCCGTCGGTGACGCCCGCACGGCGGTGGCCGAGCTCGGCGATCTGGTGCGGGGCTCGATCACCGTCGGCAGCGTCACGGCGCACGACTTCGACATGGCCGGCCTGCTGGCCGACTTCCACCGCGAACATCCGCTCGTCGACATCACGCTCGGCACCGATGACTCCGACGCCCTGGTCGACGGCATCCGGTCCGGCCGTCTCGACGCCGCGATCCTGTCGGTGGGCACGGATCTCCCAGTGGGCCTGGCCGCCGAGGTGGTCACTGATCAGCGGATCGTGGCGGCCGTCGCCGGGACGCACGCCTGGCGGCGACGCCGTGGCATCGCCGTCGCCGACCTGGCCGACCAGCCGGTGATCGCGCTGCCCGTCGGCACCGGGATCCGTCGCCTGCTCGACGACGCCTGCGCCGCGGGGGGCGTGACGGTGCGCGTCGCCCTGGAGGCCTCGACGCCGCAGGCGCTGGCCGACCTGGCCGCGCGCGGGCTCGGCGTGGCGATCCTGCCGGAATCGGCGGCCACGGCCCGTCCGGAGCTGCATGCCGTCGTCCTCGCGCCGCCGTTGCGCGGCCGGCTGGTCTTCGCCTGGCGCGCCGCCGGCCCGATGAGTCCGGCGGCGCGGGTGCTGGTCGGGATGGCTCGCCGCCGTCTGCGCGTCGGTGGGCCCGCATAG